From a single Mycolicibacterium mengxianglii genomic region:
- a CDS encoding MogA/MoaB family molybdenum cofactor biosynthesis protein, producing MGTATPMSGAGYTVASMEQPVELVGRALVVVVDDRIAHGGEEDRTGPLVTELLNEAGFVVDGVVVVASDEVEIRNALNTAVIGGVDLVVSVGGTGVTPRDVTPEATVDILDRELLGISEALRSSGLSAGVIDAGVSRGLAGISGSTLVVNLAGSRPAVRDSMATLSPLAAQIIGQLSSLEI from the coding sequence ATGGGGACGGCTACACCGATGTCGGGGGCCGGATATACGGTTGCTTCCATGGAACAGCCTGTGGAGCTGGTGGGTAGGGCACTCGTCGTTGTTGTGGACGACCGGATAGCGCACGGTGGTGAAGAGGACCGGACGGGTCCTTTGGTCACGGAGCTTCTCAACGAGGCCGGATTCGTGGTCGACGGTGTGGTCGTGGTCGCCTCCGATGAGGTGGAGATCCGCAACGCTCTCAACACCGCGGTGATCGGGGGCGTCGACCTGGTGGTCTCGGTCGGGGGCACGGGCGTGACGCCTCGGGATGTCACCCCGGAGGCCACTGTGGACATCTTGGATCGCGAGCTGCTGGGCATCTCGGAGGCGCTGCGGTCGTCGGGGCTGTCGGCGGGGGTCATCGATGCTGGGGTGTCCCGAGGTCTGGCCGGGATCTCCGGCAGCACGTTGGTGGTGAATCTGGCGGGTTCGCGTCCGGCGGTGCGCGACAGCATGGCCACGTTGAGTCCGCTGGCTGCCCAGATCATCGGGCAGTTGTCGAGTCTCGAAATCTGA
- a CDS encoding acyl-CoA dehydrogenase N-terminal domain-containing protein yields MSNPGTGIWNTPERKQLRKTVRGLVDQEIFPHVRGEILTALAAKTLGYQP; encoded by the coding sequence GTGAGCAATCCGGGTACCGGCATCTGGAACACCCCCGAGCGCAAGCAGTTGCGCAAGACGGTGCGCGGATTGGTCGACCAGGAAATCTTTCCCCACGTGCGCGGAGAAATCCTCACCGCTCTGGCCGCAAAGACACTTGGATATCAACCATGA
- a CDS encoding acyl-CoA carboxylase subunit beta gives MTALRSVLDPNSPAFAAAAATTTAKLDEMAGEFAKALAGGGPKYVERHHGRGKLTARERIELIVDPDSPFLELCPLAGYGSEFQVGASVVTGIGVVEGVECMLIANDPTVKGGTSNPWTLRKNLRANQIALENRLPVISLVESGGADLPTQKEIFIPGGRLFRDLTRLSAAGIPTIALVFGNSTAGGAYIPGMSDHVVMIKERSKVFLAGPPLVKMATGEESDDEALGGAEMHARTSGLADYLAADELDALRIGRRIVARLNWVKQGPSPEAVRPPLFDENELLGIVGADLRIPFDPREVIARVVDGSDFDEFKPMYGGSLVTGWATLHGYPLGILANARGVLFSQEAQKATQFIQLANRSNTPLLFLHNTTGYMVGKVYEEGGMIKHGSMMINAVSNSTVPHISLLIGASYGAGHYGMCGRAYDPRFLFAWPSAKSAVMGGTQLAGVLSIVSRAAAQARGQEFDEDADTALRAAVEAQIEAESLPMFLSGRLYDDGVIDPRDTRTVLGMCLSAIASGPIEGTSNFGVFRM, from the coding sequence ATGACCGCCCTGAGGTCCGTCCTGGACCCGAACTCCCCCGCGTTCGCCGCGGCCGCGGCGACGACGACGGCCAAACTCGACGAGATGGCAGGCGAATTCGCCAAGGCGCTCGCCGGCGGTGGGCCCAAATACGTCGAACGCCACCACGGCCGCGGCAAGCTGACCGCGCGAGAGCGAATCGAACTGATCGTCGACCCCGACTCGCCGTTCCTGGAGCTGTGCCCGTTGGCCGGGTACGGCAGCGAGTTCCAGGTGGGCGCCAGCGTCGTGACCGGCATCGGCGTCGTCGAGGGCGTCGAGTGCATGCTGATCGCCAACGACCCCACCGTCAAGGGCGGCACCAGCAACCCATGGACACTGCGGAAGAACCTGCGCGCCAACCAGATCGCATTGGAGAACCGCCTGCCGGTGATCTCGCTGGTGGAATCCGGCGGGGCGGACCTGCCGACGCAGAAGGAGATCTTCATCCCGGGTGGCCGGCTGTTCCGGGATCTGACCCGGTTGTCGGCGGCAGGCATCCCGACGATCGCGTTGGTGTTCGGCAACTCGACCGCCGGTGGCGCCTACATCCCCGGTATGTCCGATCACGTGGTGATGATCAAAGAACGGTCCAAGGTGTTCCTGGCCGGACCGCCGCTGGTGAAGATGGCCACCGGGGAGGAGTCCGACGACGAGGCCTTGGGCGGCGCCGAGATGCACGCGCGTACCTCCGGTTTGGCGGACTACCTCGCCGCCGACGAACTCGACGCCCTACGGATCGGACGCCGTATCGTCGCCCGGCTCAACTGGGTCAAGCAGGGCCCCAGCCCCGAAGCAGTGCGGCCACCGTTGTTCGACGAGAACGAACTGCTCGGCATCGTGGGTGCGGACCTACGCATCCCCTTCGACCCGCGCGAGGTCATCGCCAGGGTGGTCGACGGCTCCGACTTCGACGAGTTCAAACCGATGTACGGCGGCTCGCTGGTCACCGGGTGGGCCACCCTCCACGGCTACCCCCTGGGCATTCTGGCCAACGCCCGCGGTGTGTTGTTCAGCCAGGAAGCCCAGAAGGCCACTCAGTTCATCCAGTTGGCCAACCGGTCGAATACGCCATTGTTGTTCCTGCACAACACCACCGGCTACATGGTCGGCAAAGTGTACGAAGAAGGCGGGATGATCAAGCACGGCTCGATGATGATCAACGCCGTGTCGAATTCGACCGTGCCGCACATCTCATTGCTGATCGGTGCGTCCTACGGTGCGGGCCACTACGGCATGTGCGGACGCGCCTACGACCCCCGCTTTCTGTTCGCCTGGCCGAGTGCCAAATCCGCGGTGATGGGCGGCACCCAGCTGGCGGGGGTGCTGTCCATCGTCAGCCGGGCCGCCGCACAAGCGCGTGGCCAGGAGTTCGACGAGGACGCTGATACCGCTCTGCGAGCCGCCGTGGAGGCGCAGATCGAAGCCGAGTCGCTACCGATGTTCCTGTCCGGGCGGCTGTACGACGACGGCGTGATCGATCCGCGTGACACCCGCACAGTTCTGGGAATGTGCCTGTCCGCCATCGCCAGCGGCCCGATCGAGGGGACGTCGAACTTCGGCGTCTTCCGGATGTGA
- a CDS encoding S1C family serine protease: MTNHPRYSPHPQHSGQQPHQAAGPGYPGQYPQGQPQAPHQQAYDWRYATAAPSGYHPHRAGQPGPTVPVPVPVQQPQKRSGAGLFAGALAIAVLSAGIGGGVALLVRPDARPVNTFTTATGPAPGMPAANAPAGSVEQVAAKVVPSVVKLEVNLGRAHEEGSGIILSSDGLILTNAHVVSAAGAASAAGPGSGPGLPLGPDPSPTSAPVTTVTFSDGRVVPFTIVGSDPASDVAVIRAKGVSGLTPITLGSSANLRVGQDVVAIGSPLGLEGTVTTGIVSALNRPVSTAGDAKNQNTVLDAIQTDAAINPGNSGGALVNMNGELVGMNSAIATMGGDAPQSGSIGLGFAIPVDQAKRIADELISTGTATHASLGVQVSNDTAINGAKIVEINKGGAAANAGLPSDVVVTKVDDRLVSGAGALVAAVRSKAPGDKVTLTYVNATGGDPKTVQVTLGKAEQ; encoded by the coding sequence ATGACCAACCACCCGAGGTATTCGCCGCATCCGCAGCATTCGGGACAGCAACCTCATCAGGCTGCCGGCCCGGGGTATCCCGGCCAGTATCCCCAGGGCCAACCGCAGGCTCCCCATCAGCAGGCCTACGACTGGCGCTACGCCACGGCGGCTCCCTCCGGGTACCACCCACACCGCGCCGGCCAGCCCGGGCCCACGGTACCGGTGCCGGTGCCGGTGCAGCAGCCTCAGAAGCGTTCAGGGGCTGGACTTTTCGCCGGAGCGCTGGCAATTGCCGTGCTATCAGCCGGGATTGGTGGTGGCGTTGCTCTGCTGGTGCGTCCAGACGCCCGCCCGGTGAACACCTTCACCACGGCCACCGGGCCCGCGCCGGGGATGCCGGCCGCCAATGCGCCTGCGGGCTCGGTTGAGCAGGTGGCCGCGAAAGTGGTTCCCAGCGTCGTGAAGCTGGAGGTGAATCTCGGCCGGGCACACGAAGAAGGGTCGGGCATCATCCTGTCGTCAGACGGGCTCATCCTGACCAACGCCCACGTGGTGTCCGCCGCGGGCGCCGCATCCGCCGCCGGGCCCGGCTCCGGGCCCGGGCTGCCGTTGGGCCCGGACCCGAGCCCGACCTCCGCACCGGTGACCACCGTGACGTTCTCCGACGGTCGCGTCGTCCCGTTCACCATCGTGGGCTCCGATCCGGCCAGTGACGTCGCGGTGATCCGCGCCAAAGGGGTTTCCGGGCTGACGCCCATCACGCTGGGATCGTCCGCGAACCTCCGGGTGGGTCAGGACGTGGTGGCCATCGGGTCACCGCTCGGACTGGAGGGCACAGTGACCACCGGCATCGTCAGTGCGCTCAATCGGCCCGTCTCGACTGCCGGCGATGCCAAAAACCAGAACACGGTGCTCGACGCCATTCAGACCGACGCGGCGATCAACCCCGGCAACTCAGGCGGTGCGCTGGTCAACATGAACGGTGAGCTCGTCGGCATGAACTCGGCAATCGCCACCATGGGCGGAGACGCCCCCCAGTCCGGCTCGATCGGACTCGGGTTCGCGATCCCGGTGGACCAGGCCAAGCGCATCGCCGACGAGCTGATCAGCACCGGAACGGCGACCCATGCGTCCCTGGGGGTGCAGGTCAGCAATGACACCGCCATCAACGGTGCGAAGATCGTCGAGATCAACAAGGGCGGCGCCGCTGCGAATGCCGGGCTGCCCAGCGATGTGGTCGTCACCAAAGTCGATGACCGGCTGGTCTCGGGCGCGGGTGCGTTGGTGGCCGCGGTGCGCTCGAAGGCCCCGGGTGACAAGGTCACGTTGACGTATGTGAACGCCACCGGTGGCGATCCCAAGACGGTGCAGGTGACGTTGGGCAAGGCGGAGCAGTGA
- a CDS encoding acetyl/propionyl/methylcrotonyl-CoA carboxylase subunit alpha — translation MTIQKVLVANRGEIARRVFTTCRRLGVGTVAVYTDPDMGAPHVGESDTRVRIDSYLDAGALIGAARAAGADAIHPGYGFLSENADFAEAVVTAGLTWIGPTPAAVRAMGSKIESKKLMAAAGVPVLDELDPATVTEAQLPVLVKASAGGGGRGMRVVNTLADLPGEVEAAQREAKSAFGDGEVFCERYLPTGHHVEVQVMADSHGTVWAVGERECSIQRRHQKIIEEAPSPLVERIPGMREKLFDAARLAATAIGYNGAGTVEFLADDQGGFYFLEMNTRLQVEHPVTEATTGLDLVQLQLQVADGSALDAEPPAAQGHSIEARLYAEDPAAGWLPQSGTVHHFEVPAVQSEFEDTGRAGVRLDSGIVGGSTVSIHYDPMLAKVISFAPTRRHAAQVLAAALTRTRLHGPRSNRDLLVNVLRHPAFLDGATDTSFFDTHGLAELAAPLLDARAQRLCAIAATLAEAAHNRAGARVLSTAPSSWRNLPSADQVKIFRGERGDQRVAYRHARDGLILPDDPGVQVRSAAPDHVVLADAAGVEIPFRVARYSDEIYIDCPLGATALVAVPRFTEPGSAAALGSLLAPMPGVVVRVGAATGATVTAGQPLVWLEAMKMEHTIASPADGVLTEMTVRQGDQVDVGAVLAVVTAQDKGEQ, via the coding sequence ATGACGATCCAGAAGGTCCTGGTGGCCAATCGCGGGGAGATCGCCCGGCGCGTTTTCACCACATGCCGACGCCTCGGGGTGGGCACCGTGGCGGTTTACACCGACCCCGACATGGGTGCGCCTCATGTCGGTGAGTCCGATACCCGGGTGCGCATCGACAGCTACCTCGATGCCGGTGCGCTGATCGGGGCGGCCCGTGCGGCCGGCGCGGACGCGATCCACCCCGGTTACGGCTTTCTGTCGGAGAACGCCGATTTCGCCGAGGCGGTGGTGACGGCGGGGCTCACCTGGATAGGTCCGACCCCGGCGGCCGTGCGGGCGATGGGTTCGAAGATCGAGTCGAAGAAGCTGATGGCCGCCGCGGGGGTGCCGGTGCTCGACGAGCTCGACCCGGCGACGGTCACCGAGGCGCAGCTGCCGGTTCTGGTCAAGGCCTCCGCCGGGGGCGGCGGCCGCGGTATGCGGGTGGTCAACACGCTGGCCGACTTGCCTGGTGAGGTCGAAGCCGCACAGCGCGAGGCGAAGTCGGCGTTCGGTGACGGAGAAGTGTTCTGCGAGCGTTACCTGCCGACCGGCCACCACGTCGAGGTGCAGGTGATGGCCGACAGTCACGGCACGGTCTGGGCGGTCGGCGAGCGGGAGTGCTCCATTCAGCGCCGCCACCAGAAGATCATCGAAGAGGCGCCCTCACCGCTGGTGGAGCGCATACCGGGCATGCGCGAGAAGCTGTTCGACGCTGCGCGACTGGCGGCCACCGCCATCGGCTACAACGGAGCGGGCACGGTGGAGTTCCTGGCTGATGACCAGGGCGGCTTCTACTTCCTGGAGATGAACACCCGGCTGCAGGTCGAGCATCCGGTCACCGAGGCCACCACCGGACTGGACCTGGTGCAGTTACAACTGCAGGTGGCCGACGGCAGCGCCCTGGACGCGGAACCACCTGCGGCCCAGGGCCATTCAATCGAGGCCAGGCTCTACGCCGAAGATCCGGCCGCGGGCTGGCTGCCCCAGTCCGGCACGGTGCACCACTTCGAGGTACCCGCTGTGCAGAGCGAGTTCGAGGACACCGGCCGCGCGGGCGTCCGGCTGGACTCGGGCATTGTCGGCGGTTCGACGGTCTCGATACATTACGACCCGATGCTGGCCAAGGTCATCTCGTTCGCCCCGACCCGGCGCCACGCCGCGCAGGTGCTGGCGGCCGCGCTGACCCGCACCCGGCTGCACGGACCGCGATCCAACCGGGACCTGCTGGTCAACGTGCTGCGCCATCCGGCGTTCCTCGACGGCGCCACCGATACCTCGTTTTTCGACACCCACGGCCTTGCCGAGCTGGCCGCGCCGCTGCTCGACGCCCGCGCCCAGCGACTGTGTGCCATCGCCGCCACCCTCGCCGAGGCCGCACACAATCGGGCCGGCGCCCGGGTGCTGTCGACGGCACCGAGCAGCTGGCGCAACCTCCCCTCCGCGGATCAGGTCAAGATTTTCCGAGGCGAGCGCGGCGATCAGCGCGTCGCGTACCGGCATGCCCGTGATGGCCTGATCTTGCCGGACGACCCCGGGGTGCAGGTGCGCTCAGCGGCACCGGACCACGTGGTGCTGGCCGACGCCGCAGGCGTGGAGATCCCCTTCCGGGTGGCGCGATACTCCGACGAGATCTACATCGACTGCCCGCTGGGCGCCACCGCGTTGGTGGCGGTGCCGCGGTTCACCGAACCCGGATCGGCCGCTGCACTGGGATCGCTGCTGGCACCGATGCCGGGTGTCGTCGTCCGCGTCGGCGCCGCAACCGGTGCCACCGTCACCGCCGGACAGCCACTGGTGTGGCTGGAGGCGATGAAGATGGAGCACACCATCGCCTCCCCGGCCGACGGGGTACTCACCGAAATGACTGTGCGCCAAGGCGACCAGGTCGACGTCGGTGCGGTGCTCGCAGTGGTGACCGCCCAGGACAAAGGAGAGCAATGA
- a CDS encoding HAMP domain-containing sensor histidine kinase, translated as MATVGPFRASRRESRAATSLSLRWRVMLLAMSMVAMVVVLVSFAVYAVVSRALYADIDSQLQNRAQLLIASGSLASDPAKAIEGTAYSEVNAMLINPGRSIYTANQEGQTLPIGATEKAVISGELFMSRRTAADQRVLAVHLPNGSTLLISKSLAPTDAVMSKLRWVLLIVGGVGVAVAAVAGAAVIRTGLRPVAKLTEAAERVARTDDLRPIPVFGSDELARLTEAFNMMLRALTESRERQARLVTDAGHELRTPLTSLRTNVELLMASTQPGAKNIPEAEMDELRADVIGQIEELSTLVGDLVDLTRDEAGGVIYEPVDMTEVVDRSLERVRRRRNDIEFDIQVTPWQVYGDAAGLSRAVLNLLDNAAKWSPSGGRVGLQLKQVDPGHAELIVSDRGPGIPLQERGLVFERFYRATAARAMPGSGLGLAIVKQVVLKHGGALRVEETVPGGQPPGTSIFVLLPGRPVEPASYPGPEADGGDGGEAADNVTTRLQQGAISVDSQSTKAR; from the coding sequence ATGGCCACGGTGGGCCCGTTCCGGGCTTCCAGGCGCGAATCCCGAGCCGCCACCTCGCTGTCGCTGAGGTGGCGCGTGATGCTGCTCGCCATGTCCATGGTCGCGATGGTCGTGGTTCTGGTGTCCTTCGCCGTTTACGCCGTGGTGTCGCGAGCGCTCTATGCCGACATCGACAGTCAGCTGCAGAACCGCGCCCAACTGCTGATCGCCAGCGGTTCATTGGCCTCTGATCCTGCCAAGGCCATCGAGGGCACGGCTTACTCCGAGGTCAACGCCATGTTGATCAATCCCGGCAGGTCCATCTACACCGCGAATCAGGAAGGCCAGACGCTGCCGATCGGCGCCACTGAAAAGGCCGTCATCAGCGGGGAACTGTTCATGTCCCGACGCACCGCGGCTGATCAGCGGGTGTTGGCGGTGCACCTGCCCAACGGCAGTACCTTGTTGATCTCCAAAAGCCTGGCGCCTACCGACGCCGTGATGAGCAAGTTGCGATGGGTGCTGCTGATCGTCGGCGGTGTCGGTGTCGCAGTGGCTGCGGTGGCCGGTGCCGCGGTCATCAGGACCGGTCTGCGGCCGGTTGCCAAGCTGACCGAAGCAGCCGAACGCGTTGCGCGCACCGACGACCTGCGGCCGATCCCGGTGTTCGGTAGCGACGAGCTGGCCCGGCTGACCGAGGCGTTCAACATGATGTTGCGCGCGCTCACCGAATCGCGGGAGCGCCAGGCCCGGTTGGTCACCGATGCCGGTCACGAACTGCGCACCCCGTTGACATCATTGCGGACCAATGTCGAGTTGCTGATGGCCTCCACCCAGCCGGGAGCCAAGAACATCCCAGAAGCCGAGATGGATGAGCTGCGCGCTGACGTGATCGGGCAGATCGAGGAATTGTCCACGCTGGTGGGTGATCTCGTCGACCTGACCCGGGACGAGGCCGGCGGCGTCATCTACGAACCCGTCGACATGACCGAGGTCGTCGACCGCAGCCTGGAACGGGTCCGGCGGCGGCGCAACGACATCGAGTTCGACATCCAGGTCACACCCTGGCAGGTTTACGGCGACGCCGCGGGGTTGTCGCGCGCGGTGCTCAATCTGCTCGACAACGCCGCCAAGTGGAGTCCCTCGGGTGGCCGGGTCGGTCTTCAGCTCAAGCAAGTGGACCCGGGCCATGCCGAACTCATTGTCTCCGACCGCGGTCCCGGTATTCCGTTGCAGGAGCGCGGCCTGGTGTTCGAGCGGTTCTACCGCGCCACGGCGGCGCGAGCGATGCCGGGCTCCGGGCTGGGGCTGGCCATCGTCAAGCAAGTGGTGCTCAAACACGGTGGTGCGCTTCGCGTCGAAGAGACGGTGCCCGGTGGGCAGCCTCCGGGAACATCGATCTTCGTGCTGCTACCCGGCAGGCCGGTGGAGCCTGCTTCCTACCCGGGGCCGGAGGCCGACGGTGGCGATGGCGGTGAGGCGGCGGATAATGTGACGACACGATTACAACAGGGCGCTATCTCAGTCGATTCTCAGTCGACGAAGGCAAGGTAG
- a CDS encoding response regulator transcription factor, with protein sequence MRILVVDDDRAVRESLRRSLSFNGYSVSLAEDGVEALNAISSERPDAVVLDVMMPRLDGLEVCRQLRSTGDDLPILVLTARDSVSERVAGLDAGADDYLPKPFALEELLARMRALLRRTGPEDKAEAVALTFGDLTLDPVTREVTRGQRQISLTRTEFALLEMLIANPRRVLTRSRILEEVWGFDFPTSGNALEVYVGYLRRKTEAEGEPRLIHTVRGVGYVLRETPP encoded by the coding sequence GTGCGCATACTTGTCGTTGACGACGACCGTGCGGTGCGAGAGTCGTTGCGCCGATCCCTGTCCTTCAACGGCTACTCGGTGTCGTTGGCCGAGGACGGTGTCGAGGCTCTCAACGCCATCTCCAGCGAGCGGCCGGACGCTGTCGTGCTCGACGTGATGATGCCCCGGCTCGACGGGCTCGAGGTGTGTCGGCAACTCCGCAGCACCGGCGACGACCTGCCGATTCTGGTGTTGACGGCCCGTGACTCGGTGTCCGAACGGGTTGCCGGCCTCGACGCCGGTGCCGATGACTACCTGCCGAAACCGTTCGCTCTCGAAGAACTGCTGGCTCGAATGCGCGCATTGCTGCGCCGTACCGGTCCCGAGGACAAGGCCGAAGCCGTCGCACTGACCTTCGGAGACCTCACGCTCGATCCGGTCACCCGGGAGGTCACCCGGGGGCAGCGCCAGATCAGCCTCACCCGCACCGAGTTCGCCCTGCTGGAAATGCTCATCGCCAATCCGCGCCGCGTACTGACCCGGAGCCGGATTCTCGAGGAGGTGTGGGGCTTCGATTTCCCCACCTCGGGCAATGCGCTCGAGGTCTATGTCGGATATCTGCGCCGTAAGACCGAAGCGGAGGGCGAGCCGCGGCTGATCCACACCGTTCGTGGGGTGGGTTACGTGCTGCGCGAGACGCCCCCGTGA
- the rpmF gene encoding 50S ribosomal protein L32, with amino-acid sequence MAVPKRRMSRANTRSRRAQWKTEATGLVNVTVAGQQRKVPRRLLKAARLGLIDLDKR; translated from the coding sequence ATGGCTGTGCCCAAGCGCAGGATGTCGCGCGCGAACACCCGTAGCCGGCGCGCGCAGTGGAAGACCGAGGCCACCGGACTGGTCAATGTGACCGTCGCCGGTCAGCAGCGCAAGGTGCCGCGCCGGCTGCTCAAGGCCGCCCGCCTCGGCCTGATCGACCTCGACAAGCGCTGA
- a CDS encoding acyclic terpene utilization AtuA family protein: MAEAVRIGNCSGFYGDRLSAMYDMLSGGELDFLTGDYLAELTMLILGRDRMKSPDRGYAKTFLTQLEQCLGLALDKKVRIVTNAGGLNPAGLADAVRALAARLGLAVNVAHVEGDDLLPRAAELELGEPLTANAYLGAWGIVDCLDHGADVVVTGRVTDASVTVGPAAAHFGWGRHDYDQLAGAVVAGHVIECGAQATGGNYAFFSDVTDPLHPGFPLAEIHADGSTTITKHPGTGGLVSIDTVTAQLLYEVSGARYANPDVTARLDTVALAGDGPDRVRISGVRGEAPPPSLKVSLNQIGGFRNTMTFVLTGLNIEAKAELVQRQLTAALTVEPAEVSWTLARTDHPDADTEETASALLHCVVRDADPAVVGRQFSSAAVELALASYPGFHVTAPPGDGQVYGVFTAGYVDAAEVAHVAVHADGTRVAITPAAQTQPLVAAAEPAPPPPRSPGPTRRLPLGTIAGARSGDKGGSANVGVWVRTEEQWRWLANTLTVEVLQDLLPETADLDVTRYLLPNLYAVNVVVDGLLGQGVGYQARFDPQAKGLGEWLRSRHLDIPEGLIP, from the coding sequence ATGGCCGAAGCGGTCCGGATCGGGAACTGCTCGGGTTTCTACGGAGACCGGCTTTCGGCGATGTACGACATGCTCAGCGGCGGCGAGCTGGACTTCCTCACCGGCGACTACCTGGCCGAGTTGACGATGCTGATCCTGGGCCGCGATCGGATGAAGAGCCCGGACCGCGGTTACGCCAAGACCTTCCTGACCCAGCTCGAGCAGTGCCTGGGCCTCGCGCTCGACAAGAAGGTCCGGATCGTCACCAACGCCGGCGGTCTGAACCCCGCCGGGCTGGCCGACGCGGTGCGGGCGCTGGCTGCGCGCCTCGGCCTGGCCGTCAACGTCGCCCACGTCGAAGGGGACGACCTACTCCCCCGCGCCGCCGAACTCGAACTCGGTGAGCCCCTGACCGCCAATGCCTATCTCGGGGCCTGGGGCATCGTCGACTGCCTCGACCACGGCGCCGATGTCGTGGTGACCGGCAGAGTCACCGACGCCTCGGTCACTGTCGGGCCGGCCGCCGCGCACTTCGGCTGGGGCCGCCACGACTATGACCAACTGGCCGGCGCTGTGGTCGCCGGGCACGTCATCGAGTGCGGCGCGCAGGCCACCGGCGGTAACTACGCCTTCTTCTCCGACGTCACCGATCCGCTTCACCCCGGCTTCCCGCTCGCCGAGATCCATGCCGACGGCTCGACGACCATCACCAAGCATCCCGGGACCGGTGGGCTGGTCAGCATCGACACCGTGACTGCGCAGCTGCTCTACGAAGTCTCCGGCGCCCGGTACGCCAACCCGGATGTCACGGCCCGGCTGGACACCGTGGCGCTGGCCGGCGACGGACCTGACCGGGTGCGCATCAGCGGCGTCCGCGGCGAGGCTCCGCCCCCGTCACTGAAGGTGTCGCTCAACCAGATCGGCGGCTTCCGCAACACGATGACCTTCGTGCTGACCGGTTTGAACATCGAGGCCAAGGCCGAGCTGGTACAGCGACAGCTCACAGCGGCGCTGACGGTCGAACCCGCCGAGGTGAGCTGGACGCTGGCCCGCACCGACCATCCTGACGCCGACACCGAAGAGACCGCCAGCGCGCTGCTGCACTGCGTGGTACGCGACGCCGACCCCGCTGTGGTGGGACGCCAGTTCTCCAGTGCAGCAGTGGAACTCGCACTCGCCAGCTACCCGGGTTTCCATGTGACGGCACCCCCGGGGGACGGCCAGGTGTACGGCGTCTTCACCGCGGGCTACGTCGACGCCGCCGAGGTGGCGCACGTGGCCGTACACGCCGACGGAACCCGGGTCGCCATCACACCCGCGGCGCAGACTCAACCCCTTGTTGCCGCCGCTGAACCCGCGCCCCCGCCGCCGCGGTCACCCGGCCCGACCCGACGGCTCCCACTGGGCACCATCGCCGGCGCCCGCAGCGGGGACAAAGGTGGCAGCGCCAACGTCGGGGTGTGGGTGCGCACCGAGGAACAGTGGCGGTGGCTCGCCAACACCCTGACCGTCGAAGTTCTGCAGGACTTGCTGCCCGAGACCGCGGATCTGGACGTCACCCGATACCTGCTGCCGAATCTGTACGCCGTCAACGTCGTCGTCGACGGCCTGCTCGGACAGGGTGTGGGGTATCAGGCCCGATTCGACCCGCAGGCCAAAGGCCTCGGGGAATGGCTGCGCAGCCGTCACCTCGACATCCCGGAAGGGTTGATCCCGTGA